ATTGTATTAGCAACGATAATGGGGATGATTTTTTCAGTTGGCATATCTCAGATTCAATTTTACATATTAGCACATACGTTACCGAATTTCTTAGTTACTATGCTAGAAGACGGAAATGTTATTAATACGAGTAACGTATATATGACGATATTTACTTTCATTTCAGCATGTGTGTTAGCACCTATTATGGAAGAGGTTATTTTTAGGGGATTTTTCTTACAGCGAATGGCTTATAAATGGGGAATTAAAAAAGCTGTAATTATATCTTCAATTATTTTTGGCTTAGGACATTTCGATGTTATTGGTGCGTTCATGTTTGGTGTCGTTATGTGTCTTTTATACATAAAGACAAAAAATATATGGACGAATATAGCTGTGCACGCTCTAAATAATTTGATTGCAACAAGTATGCAATTTTTCGGTGGAGAAGAAAGCGGTACAATCTCAATTACTGAATTACAAGCGCAAAGTAATTTATGGATTGGTATCGGTCTTACAGTTGTTGGATTGCTTTGGTTAATTCCTTATGTTTGGAAACAATGGCGTACAGTAAAAGAAGTTGGCGTGCCACCAGTACGTTTTATAAATGAGCAAAAAGTAGTGAGTTCATCACAAGAAAATGAAGTGTATAGTCAAGTGATCTTAACCGATAGATTGATGGCCATAGAGTTACCAGATGAGGCTGTAAATAAGCTTCGGTTAGAAGAAAATGATTATGTAACAGTATCTGTAGAAGAAGATAAAATCGTTATAAAGAAAGCACATAATAGATAATTAAAAAGTAGCTCCTAAAGAGCTACTTTTTAATTTGTAATAATTTCTACTCGAAAATTATTACCGTTCTTTACATATTTAATATCTGTAACAGTGCGGACCGTCTTTAAAATCTCCACTTTTTCACCAATTCGCGGGATGGTTGGAACATTGTCCCAAATACCAAGCAAGTCATCTAATTGTGCCGTTTTTTCATAAAACCAGATTTTCAATGTAAAGCCCCTTTCTCGAACTTTATGTATTTTAATACATAATATATTATTTTTATTCTTATTGTAAGGGGTTTTTTTATATTTTTTGAATAAAAATAAATTAATCTTCTGGGAAGATATGTTCAATATCAGGAGTAAGAGATACTTCTGATAATACGATATGAGAAACTGTCGTTGCATATGAAGAAACATCATTGATAAATTCTTCAAGTTCAACGAGTGAAGGAACAGAAATTTTTACAATGTAGCATAAGCTTCCTGTTACTCGGTAACAAAAACTTGCAGATGGATAAGACTGAATAAATTGTTGCATACGTGTTGTATCACCATTTTTTAAAGTGATTTCTAAAATACAATCTAAAACGAGTCCTGCCTTTTTATAATCAATATCGATTGTGTATTTTTGAATAACACCTTCGCTTTCGAGCTTACGAACACGTTCTGAAGTAGACGGAGCAGATAAGTTTACTCGTTTCGCCAATTCACGCATCGAAAGGCGACTATCATTATATAATTCATTTAAAATTTTTCGATCAACACGGTCTAATTGCATTTGTAAATATACCTCCAGTAAAATAATGATTTTTGTAAAGGGAAAATATAAATTAAGATTCATATGAAATGTAAAGTGAACGTTATTTATTTTACAATAAAACAGAAGGAAATAGGAGGGGAAATGATGGAGAGAATTTCATTATCAAATGTAGGAGATACAAAGTTTCAAAAGTTATTAGGGCATAATTCGGATATATTACATTCGTGGAGTACGTTAGAAGATACACTGTACAATACAGGAACTCTTTCAGCAGAGTTGAAGGAGCAAGTGAGAAGAACATTAGCGTATGGGAATGAATGTCCGTACTGTATGGCAAAGGGAAGACCTGATGATGTGCAAAAGGCAGAGGAGATTGGTGTAGCTGTTACTTTTGCGCATACATTTGTTCATGACCGAAAAGCAATAGATGATACTATGTTTCACGTATTAAAACAATATTGGACAGAAAAAGAAATTGTAGAGCTTTGCGCCTATGTTTGCTTTATTACTGCGTCACAACAACTTGGTTTTCTATTTCAATTACAGCCAAATTAAGGGGGAAATGATGACAAATCAAATAGCACTTATCATAATCGATGTACAAAAGGCATTTCAATTACCAGATTGGGGCGAGAGAAATAATATTTTTGCTGAAGAAAACATGAGAATTTTGTTAGAAGAATGGAGAAAAAGGGAACGACCAGTTTTTCATATTCAACATGTAAATAAAGAAAATGCTCAGTCAATGTTTTATGAGAGAGCGGAAACGGTAAACTTTAAAGAAGAAGTGCAACCACTACTTGGTGAAGTGGTTATTCAGAAATTCGTTAACAGCGCGTTCATTGGGGCAAATTTAGAAGAGCAATTAAGAAAGAACAAATGTAATGCAGTAGTGGTTGTAGGATTAACGACAAATCATTGCGTGGAAACTACGACACGAATGGCAGGGAATTTAGGATTTACAACATATTTAGTGAGTGATGCAACGGCTACGTTTAACCGTAAAGGTTTAGATGGTAAGGAGTATAGTGCAGAGGATATTCACAATATGACACTTGTAAATTTACATGAAGAGTTTGCTACGATTGTGACGACAAAAGAAGTATTAAAATTATTTTAAGAAAATAATTGCGAATTATGTAGAAAAAAATAAGAATATTTC
This DNA window, taken from Bacillus cereus ATCC 14579, encodes the following:
- a CDS encoding carboxymuconolactone decarboxylase family protein, which gives rise to MERISLSNVGDTKFQKLLGHNSDILHSWSTLEDTLYNTGTLSAELKEQVRRTLAYGNECPYCMAKGRPDDVQKAEEIGVAVTFAHTFVHDRKAIDDTMFHVLKQYWTEKEIVELCAYVCFITASQQLGFLFQLQPN
- a CDS encoding Lrp/AsnC family transcriptional regulator gives rise to the protein MQLDRVDRKILNELYNDSRLSMRELAKRVNLSAPSTSERVRKLESEGVIQKYTIDIDYKKAGLVLDCILEITLKNGDTTRMQQFIQSYPSASFCYRVTGSLCYIVKISVPSLVELEEFINDVSSYATTVSHIVLSEVSLTPDIEHIFPED
- a CDS encoding cysteine hydrolase family protein, producing the protein MTNQIALIIIDVQKAFQLPDWGERNNIFAEENMRILLEEWRKRERPVFHIQHVNKENAQSMFYERAETVNFKEEVQPLLGEVVIQKFVNSAFIGANLEEQLRKNKCNAVVVVGLTTNHCVETTTRMAGNLGFTTYLVSDATATFNRKGLDGKEYSAEDIHNMTLVNLHEEFATIVTTKEVLKLF
- a CDS encoding CPBP family intramembrane glutamic endopeptidase, whose amino-acid sequence is MHYAFSRIRLRSFFGWMIIGVFLIMIPLDLTNVSENTMEVISQITVFFVFPLLWLYVKTNKNNVVFNSFFDKPGRLSWGLIVLATIMGMIFSVGISQIQFYILAHTLPNFLVTMLEDGNVINTSNVYMTIFTFISACVLAPIMEEVIFRGFFLQRMAYKWGIKKAVIISSIIFGLGHFDVIGAFMFGVVMCLLYIKTKNIWTNIAVHALNNLIATSMQFFGGEESGTISITELQAQSNLWIGIGLTVVGLLWLIPYVWKQWRTVKEVGVPPVRFINEQKVVSSSQENEVYSQVILTDRLMAIELPDEAVNKLRLEENDYVTVSVEEDKIVIKKAHNR
- a CDS encoding DUF3913 family protein, whose product is MKIWFYEKTAQLDDLLGIWDNVPTIPRIGEKVEILKTVRTVTDIKYVKNGNNFRVEIITN